A window from Engraulis encrasicolus isolate BLACKSEA-1 chromosome 13, IST_EnEncr_1.0, whole genome shotgun sequence encodes these proteins:
- the LOC134461723 gene encoding uncharacterized protein LOC134461723, whose product MAGQSSAVSGMSLEEANNIWQCVKHKVVTKMCGSGWTPTPHLQDAHMFHPLSVIGKRVERSLRLRKVRSLFPLGPLSELREQPENSPDNPATSPDRQSLDRVERVGPIPCDMLHEEFLDGVGRVRIMISDYWTECGVQPLAPNPQLCLRRSSLPWLDSVHRLYLVSQTICSSSCRIRLLGAEASHQMKLGPDTPLGFVCLRLSLQPSGTVEVRGGVESGYLHPKARWARFGSPEYERLTGGTGSEPRVMSILSHLAFSFAHPSTMSLPMQTSRSEDTLSPEPEQRESEGDNPEEGLLPLEGDAHYDYDGDEEMEEDGVDDDDW is encoded by the exons ATGGCAGGACAAAGCTCTGCTGTCTCTGGCATGAGCCTGGAGGAGGCAAACAACATCTGGCAGTGTGTTAAGCACAAG GTGGTGACCAAGATGTGTGGCTCGGGCTGGACGCCGACACCTCACCTGCAAGACGCCCACATGTTCCACCCGCTCTCAGTCATCGGCAAGCGCGTGGAGAGGTCGCTCCGCCTGAGGAAGGTGCGCAGCCTCTTCCCCCTCGGACCCCTCTCAGAGCTCAGGGAGCAGCCGGAAAACAGCCCCGACAACCCGGCCACCAGCCCTGACCGGCAGTCTCTGGACAGGGTCGAGCGCGTGGGGCCCATACCCTGCGACATGCTTCACGAGGAGTTCCTGGACGGCGTGGGCCGCGTGAGGATCATGATATCGGACTACTGGACCGAGTGCGGCGTGCAGCCCCTGGCCCCGAACCCCCAGCTGTGCCTGCGGAGGTCCAGCTTGCCCTGGCTGGACTCTGTGCACCGCCTCTACCTGGTCAGCCAGACCATCTGCTCGTCCAGCTGTCGCATCCGGCTCCTGGGGGCCGAGGCCAGCCACCAGATGAAGCTGGGGCCCGACACGCCGCTGGGCTTCGTCTGCCTGCGGCTCTCCCTGCAGCCCTCGGGGACGGTGGAGGTGCGGGGTGGCGTGGAGAGCGGGTACCTCCACCCCAAGGCCCGCTGGGCCCGCTTCGGCTCCCCGGAGTACGAGAGGCTCACCGGGGGGACGGGTAGCGAGCCCAGGGTTATGAGCATACTGTCGCACCTAG ctTTCTCCTTCGCACACCCTTCCACCATGTCTCTGCCCATGCAAACTTCACGGAGCGAAGACACCCTCAGCCCCGAGCCAGAGCAGCGTGAGTCAGAGGGAGACAACCCCGAGGAAGGCCTCCTGCCTCTGGAAGGAGACGCCCACTACGACTACGACGGAGacgaagagatggaggaagacggTGTAGACGACGACGACTGGTGA
- the LOC134460510 gene encoding uncharacterized protein LOC134460510, whose amino-acid sequence MSNKASPATTPTDVDPPEDPPSPMASSFSSSSSSPLPCWATQALCDLAKSETDMRRLRERQSIETESVSRGLERAVMGVHREERRLLERVEQDQRDAQQRLEQLRRENAAAVRVAQALLDQRLKKVGQLRLQVQQTGSEAMRSSESYELNQRRDDLLKNVAELLQPWEISLSLKRVCFKPSSQAKPISFGEIKIQDHNLSFPVGGCGAKGQLCALHSSGGQYGEQGVCTHDGRSTPEGAGGSGQGGQGQGQGTSSGNGNLRVVRKLRLSRSDEESGEDFKLTSSRSQRWPPKRDSSERDSSQDEEQECPTSDLLFLAVPNLVGNGDSEGEDSGSIRAGKTHRHGLRDKRGHLPHRDASPFLEPGSVEQEGWYFRSFESGDSKRDRGKVGRQSSSPRALSRFGYGTVPSPRGSSRDSLSSHSCMDLSSRDRPRSRLSVCSDDHPHHGSYGEAASGGRPSSPTDSVDSGYTFIISSPRDYAAGSSRRDSRLSKSTVDLSQRNRPLINGSQQGDTAGLWKVHRSRYSSTSTSPPLGRGMRRTVGRAFSCTATKEPGLHSQHHKGQRVRSSVSRSLSLSVIDGSSQDGFQASTGGSSQSKDRGWEGMNEPALVEELEEEGEPVMHGEGRLLRQFGKQGSGRADLTLPSGVHCTLQGQLFLVDCGNARVQVVDSVGNVMQQVKSPGAHSASRRCRNYFDVAVNSKGLIALSCAAERALLVFSRHGRLLQTYGGYAGPGAPAASADGLEAPRGVTVTRQDEFLVADIRKGTLTAMKLEPKTGLRLERTVVTGFHRPYLVAASPYTELTAVSERGSETGREPCVKVLDSSWNTIRVLGVCSGMGPVLACPWGICIDGDGAVLVADWAGQHRVVLYPAQGVGRTVVSRGLSSPRGLALLPDGSLVVSDSMHHCVKIYQYK is encoded by the coding sequence ATGAGCAACAAGGCCTCCCCAGCCACCACCCCCACGGACGTGGACCCCCCCGAGGACCCCCCCAGCCCCATGGccagctccttctcctcctcctcctcctccccgctgCCCTGCTGGGCCACCCAGGCCCTGTGCGACCTGGCCAAGAGCGAGACGGACATGCGGCGGCTGCGGGAGCGCCAGTCCATCGAGACGGAGTCCGTCAGCCGCGGCCTGGAGCGGGCGGTGATGGGGGTGCACCGGGAGGAGCGCCGGCTCCTGGAGCGCGTCGAGCAGGACCAGCGGGACGCCCAGCAGCGTCTGGAGCAACTCCGCCGGGAGAACGCCGCCGCCGTACGAGTCGCCCAGGCCCTGCTGGACCAGCGGCTCAAGAAGGTCGGCCAGCTGCGGCTGCAGGTCCAGCAGACCGGCTCGGAGGCCATGCGGTCGTCAGAGAGCTACGAGCTGAACCAGAGGCGGGACGACCTGTTGAAGAACGTGGCCGAGCTCCTCCAGCCGTGGGAGATCTCGCTGTCCCTGAAGCGCGTGTGCTTCAAGCCCAGCTCCCAAGCCAAGCCCATCAGCTTCGGAGAGATCAAAATCCAGGACCACAACTTGAGTTTCCCGGTGGGCGGCTGTGGCGCTAAGGGGCAGCTGTGTGCCCTCCATTCCTCTGGAGGGCAGTATGGAGAGCAGGGAGTCTGCACTCATGATGGCAGGAGCACACCAGAGGGAGCTGGGGGGTCCGGACAGGGGGGGCAAGGCCAGGGGCAAGGCACATCCTCGGGTAATGGTAATTTAAGGGTCGTTAGAAAATTGCGGCTGTCGCGAAGTGACGAGGAGTCGGGAGAGGATTTCAAGCTCACATCCTCCAGATCGCAGCGATGGCCGCCGAAGAGGGACTCCAGCGAGCGCGACTCTTCTCAGGACGAGGAGCAAGAGTGTCCTACATCAGACCTGTTGTTTTTAGCGGTCCCAAATCTGGTGGGCAATGGCGATTCAGAGGGAGAGGACAGCGGCAGCATCAGGGCTGGGAAGACTCACCGGCACGGCCTCAGAGACAAGAGAGGTCACCTGCCCCATCGTGACGCCTCGCCCTTTCTGGAGCCGGGCAGCGTTGAGCAGGAGGGCTGGTACTTTCGCAGTTTCGAATCTGGCGactcaaagagagacagaggcaaggTCGGCCGTCAGAGCTCCTCCCCGAGAGCCCTCTCTCGGTTTGGCTACGGGACGGTGCCGTCCCCTCGCGGCAGCTCCAGGGACTCGCTGTCCAGCCACAGCTGTATGGATCTCTCCTCCCGAGATCGACCCCGCTCCCGCCTGAGCGTCTGCTCCGACGACCACCCCCACCATGGGAGCTACGGAGAGGCCGCCTCGGGCGGCCGGCCCTCCTCCCCCACAGACAGCGTGGACTCTGGCTACACTTTCATCATCAGCTCCCCCCGCGACTACGCCGCCGGCTCCAGCCGACGCGATTCGCGGCTCTCAAAGTCCACCGTTGATCTGTCGCAACGAAATCGCCCGCTCATCAACGGATCCCAGCAAGGGGACACCGCGGGCCTCTGGAAGGTCCATCGCAGCCGCTACTCCTCGACGTCTACCTCGCCTCCTCTGGGCAGGGGGATGAGACGGACTGTCGGTCGTGCGTTTTCTTGCACGGCCACCAAGGAGCCGGGTTTGCACTCCCAACACCACAAGGGGCAGAGAGTGAGGAGCAGTGTGTCCCGATCTCTTTCCCTGTCGGTAATTGATGGGTCTTCTCAGGATGGATTTCAGGCTAGCACAGGAGGGAGCTCCCAGTCTAAGGACAGGGGCTGGGAGGGGATGAATGAGCCTGCTCTGgttgaggagctggaggaggaaggggaaccGGTTATGCACGGCGAGGGGCGTCTTCTTCGGCAGTTTGGGAAACAGGGCTCTGGCCGCGCTGACCTTACTCTGCCAAGTGGGGTTCACTGCACCCTGCAAGGCCAGCTGTTCCTGGTCGACTGCGGAAATGCTCGCGTGCAGGTGGTCGACTCTGTGGGGAATGTCATGCAGCAGGTCAAATCACCGGGCGCCCACTCGGCCTCACGCCGCTGCCGCAACTACTTCGATGTGGCGGTCAACTCCAAGGGCCTGATCGCGCTCAGCTGTGCCGCGGAGCGAGCCCTCTTGGTCTTCAGCCGCCACGGCCGCCTTCTCCAGACCTACGGGGGCTACGCCGGACCCGGAGCGCCGGCAGCCTCCGCCGACGGCCTAGAGGCCCCCCGGGGCGTCACGGTGACCAGGCAGGACGAGTTCCTGGTGGCCGACATCCGCAAGGGCACCCTCACCGCCATGAAGCTGGAGCCCAAGACCGGCCTGCGGCTGGAGCGCACCGTGGTGACCGGCTTCCACAGACCTTACCTGGTGGCCGCGTCCCCGTACACAGAACTGACGGCCGTGTCGGAGAGGGGCAGCGAGACCGGCCGAGAACCCTGCGTGAAGGTGCTGGACTCGTCGTGGAACACGATCCGAGTGCTCGGCGTGTGCTCTGGCATGGGGCCCGTCCTGGCCTGCCCGTGGGGCATCTGCATCGACGGCGACGGGGCGGTGCTGGTGGCGGACTGGGCAGGGCAGCACCGCGTGGTCCTCTACCCGGCACAGGGGGTCGGCAGGACGGTGGTGAGCCGGGGACTGAGCAGCCCACGCGGGTTGGCCCTGCTGCCAGACGGCTCCCTGGTGGTGTCAGACAGCATGCATCACTGCGTGAAGATCTACCAGTATAAGTGA